One segment of Brassica napus cultivar Da-Ae chromosome C3, Da-Ae, whole genome shotgun sequence DNA contains the following:
- the LOC106385911 gene encoding exopolygalacturonase, which yields MTCIAYAFKALCLSLLFVDAVASRPTNRPKVFNVQRYGAKAGGKADNTKAFTNIWKSACTRKGGNSKIYVPKGTFYLGGVEFVGPCANQIEFVIDGTLLAPSNPRDIKNDTWIQFRYINNLIISGAGTLDGQGKESWPLNDCHKNPSCPKLAMTMGFAFVNNSRINGITSLNSKMGHFNFFSVHHFNITEVTITAPGDSPNTDGLKFGFCSNINISKTHIGTGDDCIAILSGTTNMDISNVNCGPGHGISVGSLGKNKEEKDVNGLTVRDIVFNGTSDGIRIKTWESSASKILVSNFVYENIQMINVGNPINIDQKYCPHPPCEKKGQSHVQIQDLKLKNIYGTSMNKVAVNLQCSKSFPCKKVELIDINLEHKGVEGGPSTAVCENVDGSARGTMVPQHCLN from the exons ATGACTTGCATTGCTTATGCGTTTAAGGCTTTGTGTTTGTCTCTCTTGTTCGTCGACGCCGTTGCAAGTCGTCCGACCAATAGGCCAAAGGTTTTTAACGTCCAACGCTATGGTGCCAAAGCTGGCGGAAAAGCTGATAACACCAAG GCGTTCACAAACATATGGAAAAGCGCATGCACAAGGAAAGGTGGTAATAGTAAAATCTACGTACCGAAAGGAACGTTTTATCTCGGTGGTGTAGAGTTCGTAGGGCCATGTGCGAATCAGATTGAATTCGTTATCGATGGAACTTTATTGGCTCCTTCAAACCCCAGGGACATTAAGAATGACACATGGATCCAGTTCAGGTACATTAACAATCTTATTATCTCCGGTGCCGGTACACTCGACGGCCAAGGAAAAGAGTCTTGGCCACTAAATGACTGCCACAAAAACCCCAGTTGTCCTAAGCTAGCTATG ACCATGGGATTTGCATTCGTGAACAACTCAAGAATCAATGGGATAACGTCACTCAACAGCAAAATGGGACACTTCAACTTCTTCTCTGTCCATCACTTCAACATCACTGAAGTCACTATAACAGCTCCCGGCGACAGCCCAAACACCGATGGGCTAAAGTTCGGGTTCTGTAGCAACATTAACATCTCCAAGACACACATTGGTACAGGAGACGACTGTATAGCCATCCTTTCCGGAACCACCAACATGGATATCTCTAATGTCAATTGTGGTCCCGGACATGGGATCAGTGTCGGAAGCTTAGGgaagaacaaagaagagaaGGACGTTAATGGCTTAACCGTAAGAGACATAGTCTTTAACGGCACTAGCGATGGTATTCGGATCAAGACTTGGGAATCTTCAGCTTCGAAGATATTGGTTTCTAACTTTGTGTACGAGAATATTCAAATGATTAACGTTGGAAACCCTATCAACATCGACCAGAAGTATTGTCCTCACCCACCTTGTGAAAAGAAG GGACAATCACACGTTCAAATCCAAGACCTTAAATTAAAGAACATATATGGAACATCGATGAACAAAGTGGCGGTGAATCTACAATGTAGCAAGAGCTTTCCATGCAAGAAGGTTGAGCTAATTGACATTAACCTAGAGCATAAGGGAGTCGAGGGTGGTCCTTCCACTGCGGTATGTGAGAATGTTGACGGTTCTGCCCGTGGCACGATGGTTCCTCAGCATTGTCTGAACTGA
- the LOC106385541 gene encoding uncharacterized protein LOC106385541: protein MHLTILFTLHSTEEKKMNCHYRNTISLLLCLFITYASSQSVIQQITNDFNTNPQHEEGAEPNPNVEEEMHYLQKHQEISSRDYKLSSSNTLKGLRERPPSTYSLKMEAFHRVLNSTEHYETRPFSAGGYNWTLRVYPNGNNKDGGSGYLSLYVAIDKSSLDASAHQEVYADLRFYNFNRNQRKYFTIQDTDVFRFNAFKTMGGFSQVLPLDTFKDLKNGYLYDGDHSEFGVDVTVPKPFEKSELLSFSKRSDRFTWTIRGFSTVTQYTYSDVISFAGRKWQLGINPSGSGSGSGKAVSLFFHLLANQRTGAYEAVYVLAKFQVLNQLKLGNIQMELENWYGITSFGWGFSEFVSFDDLRDSSKGFLVDDTLMVQVELEAISTTKYFPS, encoded by the exons ATGCATCTCACTATTCTCTTCACGCTTCACTCCACTGAGGAAAAAAAGATGAACTGTCACTACAGAAACACTATCTCTCTCTTGCTTTGTCTCTTCATCACATATGCGTCTTCCCAGTCTGTAATACAACAAATCACCAATGACTTCAACACAAATCCGCAGC ATGAGGAAGGTGCAGAACCAAACCCAAACGTGGAAGAAGAAATGCATTACTtacaaaaacatcaagagaTCTCATCGCGTGATTATAAACTCTCTTCTTCAAACACACTGAAGGGTCTGAGAGAACGTCCTCCATCGACCTACTCTTTGAAGATGGAGGCTTTCCACAGAGTCCTTAATTCAACAGAACATTATGAAACTCGTCCTTTTTCGGCTGGTGGATACAACTG GACTCTTCGTGTGTACCCTAACGGGAACAACAAGGATGGTGGTTCAGGCTACCTTTCCCTTTATGTAGCCATTGACAAGTCGAGTCTCGACGCTTCTGCACATCAAGAGGTTTATGCGGATCTCAGGTTTTACAACTTCAACAGGAACCAGAGGAAGTACTTCACCATCCAAG ATACCGATGTATTCCGATTCAATGCCTTCAAAACGATGGGGGGATTCTCTCAGGTTCTCCCTCTTGATACGTTCAAAGACCTAAAAAACGGTTACCTTTATGATGGAGACCACTCCGAGTTTGGTGTAGATGTAACTGTTCCTAAGCCTTTTGAGAAATCAGAACTTTTATCTTTTAGTAAGCGTTCAGACAGATTCACCTGGACAATTAGGGGATTCTCCACGGTGACCCAATATACTTATTCAGATGTCATCTCCTTCGCAGGAAGAAAATG GCAATTAGGAATAAATCCAAGTGGTAGTGGCAGCGGAAGTGGAAAAGCGGTGTCATTGTTTTTTCACCTTCTTGCGAACCAGAGAACCGGAGCCTATGAGGCGGTTTATGTTCTAGCCAAGTTTCAAGTTCTTAACCAACTAAAACTCGGCAACATCCAGATGGAAC TGGAGAATTGGTACGGAATAACATCCTTTGGATGGGGTTTCAGTGAGTTCGTCTCTTTTGATGATCTCAGAGATTCATCAAAGGGTTTCCTTGTGGATGATACACTGATGGTTCAAGTCGAACTGGAGGCCATTTCTACTACCAAGTACTTCCCGAGTTAG
- the LOC106388452 gene encoding glycine-rich selenoprotein: MAYVEGGVVKAKRSIWRLRTIKDFFLSIINLIQVFFITMFSMERSDSYRKGSGANKKWDGGRPGGGGGGGGGGRPGPPRGGLDNVRGLNDIRGADHNSLPACGSCCG, encoded by the exons ATGGCATACGTCGAAGGAG GTGTTGTTAAAGCCAAGCGATCAATATGGAGACTAAGGACGATCAAAGATTTCTTCTTGTCAATCATCAACCTGATACAAGTCTTCTTTATAACCATGTTCTCG ATGGAGAGATCAGATTCCTACAGGAAAGGCTCTGGAGCTAACAAGAAGTGGGATGGTGGCCGacctggtggtggtggtggtggtggcggaggTGGACGCCCTGGACCTCCTCGTGGGGGCCTCGACAATGTGCGTGGCTTGAATGATATCCGTGGAGCTGACCACA attcTCTACCGGCGTGTGGCTCGTGCTGCGGCTGA
- the LOC106385542 gene encoding uncharacterized protein LOC106385542, translating into MKGVGGPLLSIGDLLADLVEEPVVSAPPNPENASKLETDAISEPLDLTGLFQDNYDKLNRAFAGSDHSWTSLTLELCTSLETANKLVHATTTNARFLTEKVRELEKIVKQGDSAVAAARSVHATVNQKGLPS; encoded by the exons ATGAAAGGAGTGGGAGGACCATTGCTTTCAATCGGAGATCTTCTTGCCGATCTCGTTGAAGAACCTGTTGTCTCAGCTCCACCAAATCCTGAGAATGCTTCCAAATTAGAGACTGATGCCATCTCTGAACCACTGGATCTAACCGGCCTCTTTCAG GACAACTATGATAAACTCAACAGAGCGTTTGCTGGTTCTGATCACTCATGGACCTCTCTTACTCTGGAG CTTTGCACTTCCTTAGAAACTGCAAACAAGTTGGTCCACGCCACCACCACAAATGCTAGATTCTTGACAGAGAAAGTGAGAGAACTCGAGAAAATAGTGAAACAGGGAGATTCAGCAGTGGCAGCTGCCAGATCAGTTCACGCTACGGTTAACCAGAAAGGTTTACCCTCTTAG
- the LOC111203639 gene encoding pentatricopeptide repeat-containing protein At4g08210-like encodes MDLKLIAARLRHCGKLQAFKRGESIQAQLIKQGISNNVFLANNLISMHLEFKSFVDAHKVFDEMTERNIVTWTTMVSGYTSDGKPNKAIELYRSMLDSESEAPNEFLFSAVLKACGLVGDLQLGRLIHERIGEENMKGDVVLMNAVLDMYVKNRRLREANKAFSEISQPNLTSWNTLLSGYCKEGLVDEAVRLFHRIPQPNAVSWNCLISGFVDKGSPRALEFLVMMHREGLKLDGFALPCGLKACSFDGLLTMGKQLHCCVLKSGLQSSSFVRSALIDMYSNCCSLSDAVDLFRQAKLHNTVAVSNSMLSGFLINDENEAALRMLLQMYQSGLSFDSYTLSGALKICTNLINLRLGLQVHGLVVISGYELDYIVGSILVDLHANVGNVQDAHRLFHRLSNKDIIAFSGLIRGCVKAGFYSLAFDLFRELIKLGLDADQFVISSILKACSSLASLGWGKQVHGLCVKKGYESEPVTATGLIDMYVKCGEIDNGVVLFDGMLERDVVSWTGIIVGCGQNGRAKEAIRYFREMIDSGVEPNEVTFYGVVSACRHSGMLEEARFILESMRSEYGLEPCVEHYYCVVDLLGQAGRFQEAEEIIKGMPFEPDKTIWMSLLTACGTHKNAELVTVIAEKLLNSFSEDPSVYTCISNVYAAMGMWDRLGELREAAKKLGTKESGLSWIDIA; translated from the coding sequence ATGGACTTGAAGCTTATAGCAGCAAGGTTACGCCATTGCGGGAAGCTGCAAGCTTTTAAGCGTGGGGAATCTATTCAAGCTCAGCTAATTAAACAAGGGATCTCCAATAACGTTTTCCTTGCAAACAACCTGATCTCGATGCATCTGGAATTTAAGTCGTTCGTTGATGCACATAAAGTGTTCGATGAAATGACTGAGAGAAACATCGTCACTTGGACGACGATGGTCTCTGGGTATACAAGCGATGGCAAACCAAACAAGGCTATTGAACTATACAGAAGCATGTTAGATTCGGAATCAGAAGCTCCCAACGAGTTTTTGTTTTCTGCAGTtttgaaagcttgtgggttagTGGGTGATCTTCAGCTGGGCCGTTTGATCCACGAAAGAATTGGTGAAGAGAACATGAAAGGTGATGTTGTTTTGATGAATGCTGTTTTGGATATGTATGTTAAGAACAGGAGACTTAGGGAAGCTAATAAAGCTTTTTCTGAGATTTCACAGCCTAATTTAACTTCGTGGAACACTCTCCTTTCTGGTTACTGTAAAGAAGGTTTGGTTGACGAAGCGGTTCGTTTGTTTCATCGGATTCCGCAGCCAAATGCTGTGTCTTGGAACTGTTTAATCTCTGGGTTTGTCGATAAAGGTAGTCCTCGTGCGTTGGAGTTTCTAGTTATGATGCACAGAGAAGGACTCAAGCTAGATGGTTTTGCTTTACCATGTGGTCTTAAAGCTTGCAGCTTTGATGGCTTATTAACAATGGGGAAACAGCTGCATTGTTGTGTCCTAAAGTCGGGTTTGCAGTCTAGCTCCTTCGTACGCTCTGCCCTTATCGATATGTACTCGAACTGCTGTTCTCTAAGTGATGCAGTTGATCTATTTCGTCAggcaaaacttcataatactgtCGCTGTTTCGAACTCTATGCTCTCTGGATTTTTGATTAACGACGAGAATGAAGCGGCGTTAAGGATGCTTTTGCAGATGTATCAATCAGGGTTGAGTTTTGATTCCTACACTCTAAGTGGTGCGTTAAAGATATGCACCAACCTAATCAACTTGAGACTCGGGCTTCAGGTGCATGGTTTAGTTGTAATCAGTGGTTATGAGCTGGATTACATAGTAGGAAGCATTCTTGTTGATCTACACGCAAACGTAGGGAATGTCCAAGATGCGCATAGACTGTTTCATAGGCTTTCAAATAAAGATATCATTGCTTTCTCTGGCCTGATAAGAGGCTGTGTGAAAGCAGGTTTCTACTCTTTAGCGTTTGATCTGTTTAGAGAGTTAATCAAACTGGGACTCGATGCTGACCAGTTCGTCATCTCGAGTATTCTCAAAGCCTGTTCAAGTTTAGCGTCTCTTGGATGGGGAAAACAGGTTCATGGGCTGTGTGTAAAGAAAGGTTACGAGTCAGAACCAGTCACAGCGACAGGACTAATAGATATGTATGTGAAATGTGGCGAGATAGACAATGGTGTTGTGTTGTTTGACGGTATGTTGGAAAGAGATGTCGTGTCTTGGACAGGGATAATTGTTGGTTGCGGACAAAACGGACGAGCCAAAGAAGCGATTCGGTATTTCCGCGAGATGATTGATTCTGGAGTTGAACCAAATGAGGTAACTTTTTACGGGGTTGTCTCTGCTTGTCGACATTCTGGGATGCTTGAAGAAGCGAGATTCATACTCGAATCGATGAGATCTGAGTATGGTCTTGAACCGTGCGTAGAGCATTATTATTGCGTGGTTGATCTTCTTGGTCAAGCGGGGAGGTTCCAAGAGGCAGAGGAGATCATAAAGGGAATGCCGTTTGAGCCGGATAAAACGATATGGATGTCTCTGCTCACTGCTTGTGGAACTCACAAGAATGCTGAACTGGTCACTGTAATAGCTGAGAAATTGCTTAATAGTTTTTCAGAAGATCCGTCGGTTTATACATGTATTTCGAACGTTTATGCAGCTATGGGAATGTGGGATCGGTTAGGTGAACTGAGAGAAGCTGCTAAGAAGTTAGGGACAAAAGAATCTGGCTTGAGCTGGATTGATATTGCCTGA
- the LOC106388451 gene encoding putative transcription elongation factor SPT5 homolog 1 encodes MPRHRGEEDDVDEDYDGMELEEEEEEDEGRSRGGGSRQKRGRSSFFDDYAEEDSEEEEDDDDDEDYGSRRGKGGGGGPKRKKSSAAMFVDDIADQVDDDDEEGEDEDGEDGFIVDTGTDLPDERVDRRRYHDRGFDENDEDVDDLERRIQERFSRPQEDYDEEATDVEQQALLPSVRDPKLWMVKCAIGREREVAVCLMQKYIDRGSDLQIRSVVALDHLKNYIYVEADKEAHVKEAIKGMRNIYANQKILLVPIREMTDVLSVESKAIDLSRDTWVRMKIGTYKGDLAKVVDVDNVRQRVTVKLIPRIDLQALASKLDGREVAKKKAFVPPPRFMNIDEARELHIRVERRRDPMTGDYFENIGGMLFKDGFMYKTVSLKSIIAQNVTPTFDELEKFNKPSENGESGDFGGLSTLFANRKKGHFMKGDAVIVIKGDLKNLKGWVEKVDEDNVLIRSGLKGLPDPLAVNEKELCKYFEPGNHVKVVSGTHEGATGMVVKVDQHVLILLSDTTKEHVRVFADHVVESSEVTTGVTKIGQYELHDLVLLDNLTFGVTIRLENEAFQVLKGNPDRPEVALVKLREIKCKLDRKISVQDRYKNVISVSDDVRIVEGPSKGKQGPVRHIYKGVLFIYDRHHLEHAGFICAKCTSCVVVGGSRSGANRNGGDSLSRFSNFKAPAPVPPSPRRFQRGGMGYNARGRGRGGRGGRDDSLLGTTVKIRLGPFKGYRGPVVEVKGDTVRVELEMKIVTVDRNAISDNVAVTTPSRDTSRYSMGSETPMHPSRTPLHPYMTPMRDAGATPIHDGMRTPMRDRAWNPYTPMSPPRDNWEEGNPGSWGTSPNYQPGSPPSRAYEAPTPGSGWASTPGGSYSDAGTPRDSGSAYVNAPSPYLPSTPGQPMTPSSASYLPGTPGGQPMTPGTGLDVMSPVIGGDAEAWFMPDILVEIHKAGEDSDVGVIRDVSDGTCKVSLGSSGEGDTIMALPGELEIVPPRKNDRVKIVGGQYRGSIGKLIGIDGSDGIVKIEDNLDVKILDLAILAKFVQP; translated from the exons ATGCCGCGTCACCGAGGGGAAGAGGATGATGTAGACGAAGACTACGATGGAATGGAAttagaggaggaggaagaggaggacgaAGGAAGGAGCCGCGGCGGCGGTTCGAGGCAGAAGAGAGGAAGATCGAGTTTTTTCGATGATTACGCGGAGGAGGATTcggaggaagaggaagacgaTGACGATGACGAAGATTACGGCAGCCGCCGAGGAAAAGGAGGTGGAGGTGGACCTAAGAGAAAAAAGTCATCCGCTGCTATGTTCGTAGACGACATAGCGGACcaggttgatgatgatgatgaagaaggagaagacgaAGATGGAGAAGATG GATTCATAGTGGATACTGGAACGGATCTTCCGGATGAGCGTGTTGATAGACGGAGGTATCACGACCGCGGATTTGACGAAAACGATGAGGATGTGGACGATCTGGAGAGGAGAATTCAAGAGAGGTTCTCTAGGCCTCAAGAGGATTATGATGAAGAAGCTACAGATGTGGAGCAGCAAGCTCTTTTGCCTTCTGTCCGTGATCCAAAGCTCTGGATGGTCAAATGTGCG ATTGGCCGTGAAAGGGAGGTTGCGGTGTGTCTTATGCAAAAATACATAGACCGAGGATCGGATTTGCAGATCAGATCTGTTGTTGCACTTGACCATCTTAagaactatatatatgttgaagCAGACAAGGAAGCTCACGTCAAAgag GCAATCAAGGGAATGAGGAATATATATGCTAATCAGAAGATCTTACTTGTCCCCATAAGAGAAATGACAGATGTCCTCTCTGTTGAAAGCAAAGCAATTGATCTGTCTCGGGATACCTGGGTTAGAATGAAAATCGGGACGTACAAAGGTGATCTTGCTAAG GTGGTTGATGTTGATAATGTGCGCCAGAGGGTTACAGTCAAGTTAATTCCAAGAATTGATCTGCAGGCTCTAGCCTCTAAGCTG GACGGAAGAGAAGTTGCGAAGAAAAAAGCCTTTGTTCCACCTCCACGTTTCATGAACATTGATGAAGCTAG GGAATTGCACATACGTGTTGAGCGTCGGCGTGATCCCATGACCGGCGATTACTTTGAAAATATTGGTGGTATGCTTTTCAAAGATGGCTTCATGTACAAAACAGTATCGTTGAAGTCCATCATTGCTCAGAACGTTACACCGACTTTTGACGAGCTTGAAAAATTCAACAAACCAAGTGAAAATGGGGAGAGCGGCGACTTTGGTGGTCTGTCGACTTTATTTGCAAACAGAAAGAAAGGTCATTTCATGAAGGGTGATGCAGTTATCGTTATCAAAGGGGATCTCAAAAACTTGAAAGGTTGGGTTGAGAAAGTAGATGAAGACAACGTTCTTATCAGATCAGGATTGAAAGGTCTCCCT GATCCTCTCGCTGTAAATGAGAAAGAGCTCTGCAAATACTTCGAGCCTGGAAACCACGTGAAGGTTGTTTCTGGGACACATGAAGGAGCAACAGGCATGGTGGTCAAAGTTGATCAACATGTGCTCATCCTTCTGTCTGACACGACCAAAGAACAT GTCCGCGTGTTTGCTGATCATGTTGTTGAGAGCTCAGAAGTGACGACTGGTGTTACCAAAATTGGGCAATATGAACTTCATGACCTTGTGCTTCTGGA TAACCTAACTTTCGGAGTAACTATACGGCTAGAGAATGAAGCTTTTCAG GTTCTTAAAGGGAATCCTGACAGACCAGAGGTTGCTCTTGTCAAACTCAGAGAAATCAAATGCAAGCTTGATAGGAAAATTAGTGTTCAAGATCGctacaaaaatgtcatttctGTGAGTGATGATGTCAGAATCGTCGAGGGTCCTAGCAAA GGTAAACAAGGTCCCGTGAGGCATATTTACAAAGGGGTCTTGTTTATATATGATCGGCATCACCTTGAGCATGCCGGATTCATCTGCGCTAAATGCACATCATGCGTTGTTGTTGGTGGATCACGTTCTGGTGCTAATAGAAAT GGTGGTGATTCCTTATCAAGATTTAGCAATTTCAAGGCTCCTGCCCCAGTGCCTCCATCTCCAAGACGATTTCAACGCGGAGGCATGGGATATAATG CAAGAGGAAGGGGCAGGGGTGGAAGAGGAGGGAGAGACGATTCTTTGTTGGGCACTACTGTTAAAATCCGTCTAGGACCTTTCAAGGGATATAGGGGACCTGTAGTAGAAGTGAAAGGAGATACAGTGCGTGTTGAACTTGAGATGAAGATTGTGACAG TTGATCGAAATGCAATATCAGATAATGTGGCTGTGACAACACCGTCTCG AGATACATCTCGGTATAGCATGGGAAGTGAAACACCTATGCATCCTTCACGGACTCCACTTCATCCTTATATGACTCCTATGCGGGACGCTGGAG CTACACCGATCCATGATGGAATGAGGACACCCATGCGCGATAGAGCGTGGAATCCTTACACGCCTATGAGTCCACCtag GGATAACTGGGAAGAAGGGAACCCAGGATCTTGGGGAACGAGTCCTAACTATCAA CCGGGAAGTCCTCCTTCACGGGCATATGAAGCGCCAACTCCTGGGTCAGGATGGGCTAGTACACCCGGTGGTAGTTACTCAGATGCGGGGACACCTAGAGATAGTGGTTCAGCCTATG TTAATGCCCCAAGTCCTTACCTTCCATCTACACCTGGACAACCTATGACGCCAAGCTCGGCTTCATACTTACCTGGAACTCCTGGAGGACAACCAATGACTCCTGGAACTGGCCTCGATGTCATGTCTCCTGTTATAG GTGGAGATGCTGAAGCATGGTTCATGCCTGATATATTGGTTGAGATACACAAGGCTGGAGAAGACAGCGATGTGGGCGTCATCCGAGATGTCTCG GATGGAACGTGTAAAGTGTCTCTCGGGTCGAGCGGTGAAGGTGACACTATAATGGCTCTCCCGGGCGAACTGGAGATAGTTCCTCCGAGGAAGAATGATCGTGTGAAAATCGTTGGCGGCCAATATCGCGGTTCTATAGGTAAGCTGATCGGAATCGACGGATCAGATGGTATTGTTAAGATTGAGGATAATCTCGACGTCAAGATTCTGGATCTGGCCATATTAGCCAAGTTTGTTCAACCGTGA